The Pseudomonadota bacterium sequence TCTCAAGAACTACGACACTCACGCATAGAAAAGGCCCGACAAGACGCCTGCTGGCCTGCACAGCGGCCGCGGCAATTGCCGTGGGCATGACCCAGAGCGGATGGGCTCAACAACCATCAGCGCAGGCAGCACCTGCCTCCAACGCGAGCGACTTCATCGCCGTGGGCGCCGCACAGATCCTGGAGTACGAAGGTGCTGATGCCAGTCGCATCGTTCCCTTCGTTGCCGGTCGCCTGCCGCTGTTCGGTCGCCAACTGGAGATTGACGGGCTGCAGCTGCGCTACGACCTACTCGACTCCCCCGTGTGGCGAGCCGGACCGGGGATCAGCGCGACCATTCCCCGAGGCGATACTGCCGATTCGAACGCCGTCGCACTGCTGCCCTCGATTGGGGTTGGCTTAGAACTGGGCGCCTACGCCGGGTTCAGAATTCCCTTCAGCGCGGCCAAGGAGGGCGCCCTCTCCGGCTACCTATTCGCCCGGCGCGATATGGCCAGCGCCCATGACGGTTGGTTGGTCACGGCCGACATGGCACGCGCAATCGATCGGCTTGCAAGGAAGCCGAGGTGCTAAAGAGGCGGCATGGGCTGGCAAGCAACGCTCCGGACAACGCCGTTCCCACCCATAGGGCCGTTCCACACTCCATCCCCAGACACCGGGAGGTCGCGCGGCCTCCCCACGGTCGCCGCCGCGTGACCACTCCTGCGAGGATTCCAACCCCTAGGTGCGCGCTGACATCCAACGCAGTTTCATCCAGTCGAGGGACACGCGAGTGATGCAGCGCACACCTAACTCTCTGACCGTCATGCTGACCCTCATCGCCAGCGTCGCGATCATGCCCACCGCCTTCGCCGAGAACGCCGAAGCGCCCGCCCAAGTCATGCTCATCGGCGTCTGGCACTTCGCCAACCCTGGCTTGGACATGGTGAAGACCGACGTCATCGACGTGGCCACCGACGAGAACCAGGCCTACCTCGAGGGACTCACGGACCGTCTCGCCGAATTCGCTCCCACCGCCGTGCTGCTCGAATTCGACCCCGCTGACCAACAGAAGATGCAGGCGCGCTACAACGACTACCGTGCGGGCAACGTCGAGCTAGGGATCAACGAGATCTATCAGCTCGGCTTCCGCATCGCGCATAAATCCGATCTCAACGAGATCCACAGCTTCGACGAGCGCACGGTGCAGTGGCTGGCCGAGCCCATGATGGCGCGCATGGAAAGCCTGCCGGCCCGCAAAGCGGAGTTCGAAGGCCTCATCGAGACGATAGGTAAGGATATCGCCGAACAACATCGGACGATGACCATGGCGCAGCTACTGCGTGTGCACAACTCACAGGAGGAAGATCGCCGCAACAAGGATCTATACCTGCGATTCAACGACGTCGGCGTGGGCGAGGATTTCTCCGGTGCCGACGCCACTGCGAGCTGGTGGCATCGCAACTTCCGCATGTACGCGCACATCCAGCACCACGCCACTCCCGGCGAACGCGTGCTGGTGATCGCCGGCCAGGGCCATACGGCCATCCTGCGCGACTTGCTAGATCTCGACTCCCTACGCGAGGCGGT is a genomic window containing:
- a CDS encoding MipA/OmpV family protein; this translates as MTQSGWAQQPSAQAAPASNASDFIAVGAAQILEYEGADASRIVPFVAGRLPLFGRQLEIDGLQLRYDLLDSPVWRAGPGISATIPRGDTADSNAVALLPSIGVGLELGAYAGFRIPFSAAKEGALSGYLFARRDMASAHDGWLVTADMARAIDRLARKPRC
- a CDS encoding DUF5694 domain-containing protein, giving the protein MQRTPNSLTVMLTLIASVAIMPTAFAENAEAPAQVMLIGVWHFANPGLDMVKTDVIDVATDENQAYLEGLTDRLAEFAPTAVLLEFDPADQQKMQARYNDYRAGNVELGINEIYQLGFRIAHKSDLNEIHSFDERTVQWLAEPMMARMESLPARKAEFEGLIETIGKDIAEQHRTMTMAQLLRVHNSQEEDRRNKDLYLRFNDVGVGEDFSGADATASWWHRNFRMYAHIQHHATPGERVLVIAGQGHTAILRDLLDLDSLREAVAFDPYID